In the Sandaracinus amylolyticus genome, GCGGATCTGACGCGCGTAGCCCTGCTCGCGCTCGCGGCGGCGCTGGGTGTACTCGCGGCGGAGGATCGAGCGGATCGCCTCGCGATACGAGGTACCGGTCTTCGTGAACCGGCCGACCTCGGCCTCCATCTCGCGCAGCGCGGCGACCTGCTCGGCGCTGGGCGGCGGGCGGTCGTCGCGGATGCGGCGATCGGTGGTGTCGAGGAACGCGGGGAGCGGGACGTCGACGGTGCCTGCCCACGGCGCCGCGGCGTCGCCGGTCGTGGCCGCCACACCGCCGTCGGCACTGACGGTACCGAGCGGCACACCGCCGTCGGCTCCACCCGCGTCGGGCGCACCACCATCCTGCGCGAGCACGCGCGGAGCGCTCGCGAGGGCAGCCATCGCACCGAGCAAGGCCACCGAGACACGGAACGACACGCGCGTGCGAATCACGGCGTCTCCTCTGCGGCGTCCTCGTCGGCCGCCGCACCACCACCGCCCTCGTCGGTGATCTCGCGGAACTCGTCGTCGAGCGAGCGCAGCTCCTGCGAGCGCTCTCGCGTCAGCATCTCGACGCGCATCCGGTGCTCCTCACGCTCCGCCCACGCCACGTCGATGCGGCCGACGTCGGCGCGCAGCACGAGGTCGTAGAACCGCTGCTGGACGCGTCGGAAGTTCTGGTAGGTGACCGCGCCCACGACCTCTTCGGCCTCGCCTTCGAGCTCGCCGAGCTCACGGCGATAGCCCTCGATGCGCCCCGACTCCTCGTCGACCTGCGCGCGGATGGACGCCGTGCGCTCCTCGACGATTCGGTCGATCTCGGCGTCGCGCGCGTCGAGCTGGCTCTCGAGCGTCGCGATGCGCCGGAACGTCGGCTCCATCCGGCTCGAGCCACCGCCGAGGCGGCGCTCCTCCGCGACCAGGCGCGCGTGCTCGGCACGCAGGCGCTCGTGGCGCTGATACCGATCGTCGCCGACGCCGACCTGGAGGCGCCCCGCCTCGATCAGGATGCGGAGCTGCCCGATCTCGCTGCGATAGTCCTCGATCGCCTGGCGCTGCTGGCGCAGCTCGTTCGCGACCGCCTCGTCGCCGCTCGCGTCGCGCGTGCCCGACGTGTCCGCGAGGTAGCGCTCGGTGGCCGCGATGCGCGCCTCCATGCCGAGCAGCTCGACCTCCATGCGCGAGAGCTCGCGCTCGAGGCGTCGGTAACGCCCGACGACCTCGCCGTCCATCTCGGCGAAGTCCTCTTCGCGCGTCGGCATGCGATCGATGAAGCGCTCGATCTCACGACGGCGCGCCCGCACTTCCTCGAGCTCCGGCGTCGCCGCCGCACCGCGCGACTCGAGCGCGATCGCGCGCTGGCGCAGGCGCAGGACGCGGTTGCGGAAGCCCGTCGTCAGCTCGCGCTGGCGGCGCAGATCCGCGAACACCGCCACGCGGTTGGGCTGTGAGAGCGCCGCGGTGAGACGCTGCACGAGCAGCGAGGTCTCGGCGACCAGCTGGCGCGCCTCCGCGAGGTCCTGGAGCACGCCGAGCGCGCGATCCATGTCGCCCTCCATGCTCGCCCAGCGCTGCGCGAGCGGCGGCAGGAACGCGTTCGCGTCGAACGTCTCCATGTTCTCGCGGACGAGCTGGCGGAAGTAGCCGAGCGGGTCCGCCTGATGCTCGGCGAGCATCTCGTCGAGCTCGCGACGCACCGGGCCGAACTCGCGCGCGACCTCGCGGAACACGCGGTTCGCCTCGTCGAAGCGGCCGTTCCGCAGCAGCAGGTTTCCCCGCAGGATCTTCGCGTCGGGCAGGAAGTGCGAGTCGGGTGCCGCCACCGCGAGCACCTCGAGCGCGCGCTCCGCGCGCGTCGCGTCGCCCATGCGGATGTAGACCCACGCGATCTCGTAGAGCGCTTCGTCGAAGTTCGCGCTGGTCCGCGGGATCGCCTGGTAGGCCTCGACCGCCTGCTCGAGCTGATCGGTCTCGTAGTAGAGCCGGCCGAGCGCGAGCTGCGTCAGCTCCGAGACCTGCACGTGCTCCTGCGTCGTCGCCGGCGCGCGCAGCACGCGCGTGAACGCCTCGATCGCCTGCGGATACTGCTCGCGCAGGGTGTGGATGACGCCGATGAAGTAGCGCGCCTGCGGGTAGTACGGGCTGCCCTCCTGGACCGCCTCGAACGCCTGGCGCGCCTGATCGAGCGTCGCGAGATCGATGCCCGTCGTCTGGGGGTGACCAGTGTCCTGCGAGCCGCCCGGAGCGCGCAGCACGTCGTCGGCGGGCACGGCGCGATTGTAGAGGTACTTCGCGCGGAAATACGTCGTCGCCGCCTCGATCTCCGAAGGCGGCAGGCGGTTCAGCTGGGCGAAGACGTCGTCGATCCCCTCGAAGTCGCGGGTGTGGATCGCGATCTCGATGAGCCGTCCGAGGGAACGTTGGATGAACGGCCGGAACCCCGGCTCCGACGAGTGCGACAGCACCTCGCGGAAGCGAGTGCGCGCCCCGAGGTAGTCGCCCGCGCGGAACAACGAGTCGGCGAGCAGGAACAGCGCATCGGGGAACGCCGCGTGCTGCGGGTAGTTGTCGACGATGTCCGTGAAGATGATCGACGCGCGGATGTAGTCCTGGAGCCGATAGAACAGCTCGCCGTCGGTCAGGCGCTCCTCGACGAACGTCGCGCTGCGCAGGCTCTCGCTGCGCAGCGGCTCGCTCATCAGCGCCGCGACCTGGCCCTCGAGCCCGACGAGCTCGCGCTCGATCGCCTCGTCCTCCTGCGCACGCGCTGCTGGGACGAACAGGACACCCGCGAGCACCGAGCTCGCGACGAACGACACCGCGCGCCGAGACGCGACGCGCATCGACGCGCGCTCGCTCGGGCTCCGCTCACTCGCGGCCGCCCGCTCCCCGGCGACTCGGCGCAGCCACGTCCGCGGCTGCTGCGTCATCACTCGCCCCCTTCGCCCTCGGCCTCGGCCGGCGCGGCTTCTTCGCCGCGGCCCGTCCCCTCGACGTGCTCGACGTAGCGCACCGCGGGGCGCTCCTCGAGCGGCGCGGTGGGACCGCCCTTCTCGTAGCCGACCACGCGGATGGTCATGCGCTTGCCCTCGGGCGCGCTGAACGTGTAGCTGCTGCGCACGCGGAAGCGGTAGCCCTTCAGATACGAGAAGATGCCGTAGCCGTGGCCGCGATACTCGAGGTTCACGGTGATGTTGTGCTCACCGGGCACGATCGAGCCGTTGTAGATCTCGAACTCCTGCTGGTCGCCCAGCGTGCCCTCTTCGTCGGCCTTGCTGAAGAGGCGCGCTCCGTCGAGCGCGTAGACCGCCTTCACGAGACGGTACGACGAGCTCATCCGGTTCTCGTGGATGATGACGGCCTGGGCGCCGGCGACGACGCCGCCGAGCACCGTCTCGGCGAGCAGCGAGAGGCGCGCCTTGCTCCGGAAGATCTGCTCCTTGAGCGCGTCGATGCGCTGCTCGAGATCGCGCAGGCGGACCGCGTAGGTGCCGGCGTCCATCTCCTCGGTCCCGGTCGTCGTCGCGGCGGCGTCGGTGCCCGCGGCGGTGTCGGTTCCAGCGGCGGGCTGCCCGGTCGCATCAGGGGCTGCCGTGGTCGTGGCTGTACCGGTCGTCGGCGCGGTCTCGCCTGGAGCGGGCGATCCATCCTGCGCGACAGCGAGCCCGGCGACGAGCGTGGCGAGCGCCACGGACGTCCACAGCGCCATCACCCTGCGCATGCAATCTCCTCTTTCTACGCACGGGGCCGCGACGCGTCCGGCCCCTTCAGCAGCGCCCGCTCCCCCTGGAGAAACGGGCAAGTCGAGAACACAGCTTCCGCGGAGCTCACATCGCGGTCGGTCGAGACCGTTGTCCAGGGAAGCGCAGAAATTCAGTCGTCATCCGAGCCCGGTCGGCCGTGAGACGCAGATCGGCCCCCGAGCACACACTCGTGCTCGGCTTATACCAACGCCCCGGGAGGGGGTCAACGCACTCCCCGATCGCGCGGAAGTGCTGGTCATGTCTCGCGCATCGCTAGAATGCGCCCCGGCCATGAGACCGTTCTCGCCGCTCGCGCGTCGGACGCGAACACGACGCCTCCCGGAGAGCGGAGGCGGAGCGTGAGCGGTGTGTACGACGGCCTCTCCGACGAGGAGCTGGTCCGACGCTTCAACGATGGGGACCCCGCCGGGCTCGAGGAGATCCTCCGCCGGTATCAGCGTCCCCTCTTCAACTTCATCCTGCGTTCGGTCCGCGATCGCGACCGTGCGGAGGAGCTCCTCCAGGACGTGTTCCTGAAGGTGGTGCAGAGATCCTCGGAATTCCAAGGAAACTCGAAGTTCAGCACGTGGCTCTACACGATCGCGAGAAATCTCTGCATCGACACCAGCCGGAAGATGGTCTTCCGGCGGCACCGTTCCCTCGACGCCCCGCTGAAGGCCGACGAGGCCGAGGGCGCCACCCTGCTCGATCGGGTGGCGAACGAGGGCCCGGCGGCCGATCGCGCGGTGATCGGTCAGGATCTCCAGGCGCGCATCGCGGAAGCGGTCGAGGAGCTCCCCGAGGAGCAGCGTGAGGTGTTCTTGATGCGCGAGCTCCAGAACATGGCTTTCAAGGAGATCGCCGAGATCGTCGGGGTCCCCGAGAACACGGTGAAGAGCCGGATGCGGTACGCGCTGGAGCGCCTCCAGCGCGCGCTCGCGGAGTACGAGGACTACGTCAGAGAGCTGGAGCGGTGACCGACAGCAGCGAACAGACGCCGTTGCCGTGCGAGTCGGTGGAGAACCGACTGCTCGAGCTGGTGTACGGCGAGCTCTCCGAGCGGGAGGCGCGCGATGTGCGCGCCCACGTCTCGGGGTGCGAGGGCTGCGGGCGCTCGCTGACGCGGCTCGAGGGCGGGCGCGCGCTCGCTCGGAAGATGGAGCCGGTCGAGCCGCGGGCGGATCTGCTCGAGGCGGTGCGGGCGGCGGCGCGTGCGAAAGCCGCGGAGACGGTGGCCCGGGCGAGCGCGCCGGCGGAGGCGCCGGCGGCCGTGGCGGAGCGGCGGCCTCGGCCCTCGGAGGCGCCGGCCGAGCGCGGCTGGTGGAGCGAGCTGCTGCGGTGGCTGGGCTCGATGGCGATGGGCCCGCAGGTCGCGATGGCGACCCTGCTCATGCTGATGATCGGGATCGGGCTGTGGTCGCTGCCGGCGCTCCGTGGGCGCAACGAGCGGGCGAGCACGGACGCGGTGGTGGAGCCGGATCCCGCGGGCGAGGTCGGGCCCTCGCGGGCGCTCGAGCCGGCGGAGCCGCTGGCGTTCGACTTCGATCCGCGCACGCGGCGACTGGCCCCGGTGGGCGAGGAAGTGGAGGCGCCGGCACCCGAGGCACCGGTCGCGCCGACGCGGCCCGGGGTGGCGCCGGTCACGACCGCGGACCGGCGGACCACGACCACGACGCCCGCGCGCGAGGCGCCCGAGCAGCAGGCCGTCGCGGCGCGCCAGCCGCGCCCGGCGGGGCGTGTCGAGAGCGAGCCGCTGGCGGGCATCGAGCAGGATCTCGCGCCCGGTGAAGCGGTCGGGTCGGTGGTCGATGGGCCGCTGCCCGAGCCGCGTGCCGAGGGCACGACGTCGTCCTCGGCCTACGCCGCGACCGAGGCCGAGCGTCCGCCGGTCGTCGCGCCGACGGCCCCTCCCCCCGCGACCAGCGCGCCCGACCGCTACGAGGCGCGCGACGAGGTCCCGCGGCCCGAGCCCGACTCCGACGCGATGCTCGCGGACGCACTGCACCGTCAGGCGCAGGCCGCGTCGCGACAGGGCGCGTACGCCGAGTGCGTGCGGCAGTACCAGTCGTTGCTGTCGCGCTACCCGCGCTACTCGGACGCCGGGCGTGCGCTGCTCGACCTCGCGGAGTGTCAGCGCCGCTCGGGGCGCATCGCGGACGCGCAGCGCTCGCTCGAGCGCGCCCAGGCGATCCCGTCGGTTCGCGCGGACGCGACGCGCGAGCTCACGCGCATGCGCATGGAGCAGCGGGCAGCCGAGCCGCCGGCCGCGACGACCTCGTCCGACTCGCCCTGAGCGATCACGCGCGGCGCGTGTCGGTGCCGAGCAGTCGCCGGAAGCGACGCACCAGCGCCGACGACTCGCGCAGCTCGGTGCCCGCCGCGTCGAGCGCGCGCGCGAGGCCCTCCTCGAGCGACGGCGCGATCGTGAGGTGCGCGGGATCGAGGCGCGGGCGCGCCACCGCGAGCCATCGCTCGTCGATGCCGCTGAACACGCACGCGACGCCGATCAGGCGCGCCGCGGCGTCGAACCCGAGCACCGTCGCGGCGAGATCCTCGGTCGGCTCGAGGGTGATCGCGACGTGCACGAGGCACGCGAGCGCATCCGCGTCGAGCAGCACGCGCGCTGCGCGATCGAGCGCGGGCGAGAGGCGATCCGGGTCGTGCTCGCCCGCGACGACCAGCGCGAAGCAGCGCGGCGCGATGCGCGCGGGCGCGAGCGCGTCGGCGGCGCGCGTCGCGGCGTCGTCCTGGACGCGCTCCTCGATCGCCGCGCAGTAACCCTCGACGATCACCGATCGCAGCGACGCGATCACCGCGGGTGCGGGCGCCCGATCGATCGCGACGAGCGCGGCCTCGAGCGCGTCGACGAGCACGAGCGCGACGCTCGGGGTCGCGCGATGCAGCGACGCGCGCCGGCCGAGCAGCGCGCCCAGCGCGAGCGCCTCGCGGAACTCGAGCGCGCGCGGATCGGCGCCCGCGGAGCCGATCGCGAACTCCAGCGCTTCGATCACCGGGCGCGCCTCGAGCGCGAGATCGTCGATCAGGCGAGCGTCCTCGCGGAACGGAACGCGCAGCGTGCGCCGGAAGATCTCGAGCGCGTCGGCCACGAGCACGATCGTACCGGGGCGCGCACCGCGAGGCGAGAAACCAGGGCGCACGGAAACACGGGACCGGGAACCACGCGTGCTAGCTTGGGCGTCGATCGCGAGGAGGCGTGAGATGGCGATCGTCGTTCAGAAGTACGGCGGCAGCTCGGTCGCGGACGTCGAGAAGCTCGGGCGCGTCGCCGAGAAGGTCGTCGCGGCGCGGCGTGCGGGCGAGGACGTCGTGGTGGTCGTCTCGGCGATGGGCAAGACCACCGACCAGCTCCTCGCGCTCGCGAAGCAGGTCGACGAGACGCCGCCACGTCGCGAGCTCGACATGCTGCTCACGACCGGCGAGCGCGTGTCGATGGCGCTGCTCTCGATGGCCATCCAGAAGCGCGGCGTCGACGCGATCTCGTTCACCGGATCGCAGAGCGGGATCATCACCAACGATCGGCACTTCGACGCGCGCATCATCGAGGTGCGACCGCATCGCATCGAGGACGAGCTCGCGCGCGGCAAGGTCGTGATCATCGCGGGCTATCAGGGCATGAGCTACCGGCGCGAGATCACGACGCTGGGGCGCGGCGGCAGCGACACCACCGCGATCGCGCTCGCGGCCGCGCTGGGCGCGGCGCGCGCCGAGATCTACAGCGACGTCGACGGCGTGTACTCCGCCGATCCGCGCGTGGTGCCGGACGCACGTCATCTGCCCGAGCTCACGTACGAGCAGATGCAGGAGATGGCGGACGTCGGCGCGAAGGTGCTCAACGCGCAGGCGGTCGAGTTCGCGCGGCGCGCCGGCATCGCGATCCACGCGCGCTCGACGTTCCAGCCGGGGCGCGAGAGCGTGGTGCGTCGCACGGTCGAGGGCGGTGGGACCGCGGTCGTCGGGCAGAAGGGGATCGTTCGCGCGCGGGTGCGCGATGCGAGCGCGCTCCGTGATGCGCTCGCGATCGCGAGCGAGTTCGCGCTGCCGGCGCGCGACGTCTCGCTCGAGAGCGACGGTGCGACGCTGGTGCTCGCGACCTCGCTCGCGCCCGACTGGGCTGCGGCGCGCGCGCGCCTCGAGCGCGAGGTGGCGGGCATCGCGATGGAGAGCGGGCTCGGCGCGGCGTCGGTGGTGGGCGGCGCGACGAGCGAGGCGCTGCTCGACGTGATCGCGGCCCTCGGTCGCCGCGAGATCGTGGCGCGCGGCATCGTGCAGAACGCGACGCGCATCTCGGCGCTGGTGCGCGAGGACGACGTGGATCACGCCGTGCAGACGCTGCACGAGGAGATCGTCGCGAAGGAGTGAGCGCCATGAGTCGACGCGCGTGCACGCTGGGGATGCTCTTCGGCCTCGTTTCGTGCGTGAGCGTCGCCATCGCCTCGAGGACCACGGCGCAGGAGCACGGCGTGCGCTTGCAGCTCGACGACGTCGCGGGGCTCGGGGGCGGCTCGAGCTCGGCGTTCGTGTCGATCCCGCGCGAGTCGGTCACGGTCGAGGTTCTCGAGGGCTCGCCCTGCGAGGGCGTGCGCCTGGCCGGCACTGGAACGGTCGAGAACGCGGCCGCACGCACGATGTATCTCACGATGACGCTCAACGAGACGTCGTCGCAGGGGCGCCTCGGTGTCGGTGCGTGCCCCGGCGCGACCATCTCGATCGAGCTCGCGGACGGAACGACGCTCGAGCTCGACGACGGAGAGCTCGACCTGAGCCAGGTGGATCTCGACGCCGGGCGGGTCGAAGGGCGGTTCACCGGGACCGGCACGCGCTTCGGCGAGCTGACGACCGTCTCGGGCGATTTCCGCCTCGCGTTCGTGCCGCTCCCCACGCGCTGAGAAGTGTTCGAAATCGGCTCCAGCTGGACCTGAGTGAACGCGGGCCGGCCCGCGTGGTACACGTTGGCCTCATGGCCGAGACGATCCTCGTCGTCGACGACGAGAAGAACATCCGCCGGACGCTGCGGATGGTGCTCGACGCAGAGGACTTCGAGACGCTCGAGGCGTCGAGCGCGGAAGAAGCGATCGAGCTGCTCGGCGCGCACGACATCGATCTCGTGATCCTCGACGTGCGCCTGCCAGGCATGAGCGGCATCGACGCGATCGCGGAGATGCGCACGCGCCGCGAGGGGCTGCCGATCCTCGTCATGTCGGGGCACGGCACGATCTCCGACGCGGTGCAGGCGGTGCAGCGCGGCGCGCTCGACTTCCTCGAGAAGCCGCTCGATCGCGATCGCGTGCTGGTCTCGGTGCGCCACGCGGTGCGCACGTCGAAGCTCGAGCGCGAGGTGCGCGCGCTCAAGCTGGACGCCGAGGTGCGCTACGAGATGATCGGCACGAGCGCGGTGATGCGCCGCCTCTACGTCGAGCTCGAGAAGGTCGCGCCGACGCGCGGTCGCGTGCTGATCACGGGCGAGAGCG is a window encoding:
- a CDS encoding aspartate kinase encodes the protein MAIVVQKYGGSSVADVEKLGRVAEKVVAARRAGEDVVVVVSAMGKTTDQLLALAKQVDETPPRRELDMLLTTGERVSMALLSMAIQKRGVDAISFTGSQSGIITNDRHFDARIIEVRPHRIEDELARGKVVIIAGYQGMSYRREITTLGRGGSDTTAIALAAALGAARAEIYSDVDGVYSADPRVVPDARHLPELTYEQMQEMADVGAKVLNAQAVEFARRAGIAIHARSTFQPGRESVVRRTVEGGGTAVVGQKGIVRARVRDASALRDALAIASEFALPARDVSLESDGATLVLATSLAPDWAAARARLEREVAGIAMESGLGAASVVGGATSEALLDVIAALGRREIVARGIVQNATRISALVREDDVDHAVQTLHEEIVAKE
- a CDS encoding RNA polymerase sigma factor, which produces MSGVYDGLSDEELVRRFNDGDPAGLEEILRRYQRPLFNFILRSVRDRDRAEELLQDVFLKVVQRSSEFQGNSKFSTWLYTIARNLCIDTSRKMVFRRHRSLDAPLKADEAEGATLLDRVANEGPAADRAVIGQDLQARIAEAVEELPEEQREVFLMRELQNMAFKEIAEIVGVPENTVKSRMRYALERLQRALAEYEDYVRELER
- a CDS encoding tetratricopeptide repeat protein, which gives rise to MRVASRRAVSFVASSVLAGVLFVPAARAQEDEAIERELVGLEGQVAALMSEPLRSESLRSATFVEERLTDGELFYRLQDYIRASIIFTDIVDNYPQHAAFPDALFLLADSLFRAGDYLGARTRFREVLSHSSEPGFRPFIQRSLGRLIEIAIHTRDFEGIDDVFAQLNRLPPSEIEAATTYFRAKYLYNRAVPADDVLRAPGGSQDTGHPQTTGIDLATLDQARQAFEAVQEGSPYYPQARYFIGVIHTLREQYPQAIEAFTRVLRAPATTQEHVQVSELTQLALGRLYYETDQLEQAVEAYQAIPRTSANFDEALYEIAWVYIRMGDATRAERALEVLAVAAPDSHFLPDAKILRGNLLLRNGRFDEANRVFREVAREFGPVRRELDEMLAEHQADPLGYFRQLVRENMETFDANAFLPPLAQRWASMEGDMDRALGVLQDLAEARQLVAETSLLVQRLTAALSQPNRVAVFADLRRQRELTTGFRNRVLRLRQRAIALESRGAAATPELEEVRARRREIERFIDRMPTREEDFAEMDGEVVGRYRRLERELSRMEVELLGMEARIAATERYLADTSGTRDASGDEAVANELRQQRQAIEDYRSEIGQLRILIEAGRLQVGVGDDRYQRHERLRAEHARLVAEERRLGGGSSRMEPTFRRIATLESQLDARDAEIDRIVEERTASIRAQVDEESGRIEGYRRELGELEGEAEEVVGAVTYQNFRRVQQRFYDLVLRADVGRIDVAWAEREEHRMRVEMLTRERSQELRSLDDEFREITDEGGGGAAADEDAAEETP
- a CDS encoding zf-HC2 domain-containing protein, whose protein sequence is MTDSSEQTPLPCESVENRLLELVYGELSEREARDVRAHVSGCEGCGRSLTRLEGGRALARKMEPVEPRADLLEAVRAAARAKAAETVARASAPAEAPAAVAERRPRPSEAPAERGWWSELLRWLGSMAMGPQVAMATLLMLMIGIGLWSLPALRGRNERASTDAVVEPDPAGEVGPSRALEPAEPLAFDFDPRTRRLAPVGEEVEAPAPEAPVAPTRPGVAPVTTADRRTTTTTPAREAPEQQAVAARQPRPAGRVESEPLAGIEQDLAPGEAVGSVVDGPLPEPRAEGTTSSSAYAATEAERPPVVAPTAPPPATSAPDRYEARDEVPRPEPDSDAMLADALHRQAQAASRQGAYAECVRQYQSLLSRYPRYSDAGRALLDLAECQRRSGRIADAQRSLERAQAIPSVRADATRELTRMRMEQRAAEPPAATTSSDSP